The nucleotide sequence TTTCTCCAATGTCCCATAAACTGTCCGAAGAAGAAGCAGCTccattaatattttcaaaccagTTAAGGTTACTCTGCTCTTGCATAGCCGGTACATCTTCGTCTAGTAACCTAGAATAATCGAAATAATCATCCGGTAACATTTGTGGACCCACCAAGTTCTGATCCGGGTAGTAGCTATTCCCCACTTGACCCGAGTGGTATTCCGGGTTCGGGTTTGGAGCGTTGTAGTAATCAGTCAAGTCTGACACAGGAGACAATGCCACGCTGGAATTTTCCGGCGTGATATAATCGTTGTTGTTCATTACACCAAATTGTTGTCCCATGCTATTGTTGTTGTAATCATACGTCATGAATTGATTGTTAGAGGTTATGATGCAAGATGACGTGGCAGCTGAGCCTGTTGTGGTAGCGTTGGTTAGGGCTGCGGCGGAGGCAGAGGCGGATTGGATCCTCTCAACGAGCCTAGGCATCCACAAATACTTCATTGTGTCTTTGAACTGTTGACTGTTTACATCGCATTTAAGCTGCTTTGCATGTTTTTGCACTCGTGTTCTCCAGTAGTTTTTAATCTCATTGTCTGTTCTTCCTGGTAGATATTGTGCGATTTTTGACCATCTGTATTTTAAAAGCACACAAATTAAATCCACTGTTTTAAACATGATATATTGCTAATCAAACTATTTTTGTTCATCTATTACATTGCTATTCATTAGGATATCTCAATATCATATGTTTTATCCATTAACAAATATCTATATACAACGCCAcataagttaatatattctCCGTTTTTAATATCACagcatatatattttgatacaCGAAAATATGTAATATACAGATAGTATcctttcaaataaaatattttgtgtacTTTTAGTTGGAAGCCGGttttaattatcttaaaaaGAGAGATCgttaaattgtttaaaattttaactttatttgtATGAAAAGACATAAAACAATAATTTCTGATAGAAAAGAAGTATATCTCATGAAACGATAAAATATTacgtattatattattttgaatttgaaacgTACCGATTGCCCCAACGGGAATGAAGTTCGAGGATCAAGAGTTGTTCTTCGAGGGTAATGTTTCCACGGCGGACGTCAGGACGGAGATAGTTTAACCACCGTAGCCTACAGCTTTTACCAGTGCGTTGGAGTCCTGTGAAATTGGTAAAAGTATGTATATGATCATTAATTAACCAGTTGGTCATGTATAAGTATAGTATCATGATTCCATACGGAAGAAACtcatttaaata is from Brassica napus cultivar Da-Ae unplaced genomic scaffold, Da-Ae ScsIHWf_1829;HRSCAF=2465, whole genome shotgun sequence and encodes:
- the LOC125599309 gene encoding transcription factor MYB108, with amino-acid sequence MDERGRSLKNNNMEDDMDLKRGPWTAEEDCKLINYIATNGEGRWNSLSRCAGLQRTGKSCRLRWLNYLRPDVRRGNITLEEQLLILELHSRWGNRWSKIAQYLPGRTDNEIKNYWRTRVQKHAKQLKCDVNSQQFKDTMKYLWMPRLVERIQSASASAAALTNATTTGSAATSSCIITSNNQFMTYDYNNNSMGQQFGVMNNNDYITPENSSVALSPVSDLTDYYNAPNPNPEYHSGQVGNSYYPDQNLVGPQMLPDDYFDYSRLLDEDVPAMQEQSNLNWFENINGAASSSDSLWDIGESDEDFWFLQQQQQLNNNGNF